The DNA region ATTGTGGTAAGCAATCCAAACATCCTTAAACTCTTTATCTTTAATGCATAGGAagttcaacaatttttttgcaaaaaaaaaattgggactGATGGCTTTACTTAATGAAGATGAAAGTTGGAGTAATAAtcaaaataggaaaagaaatatcATCTATCACAGTCTTCTTCTCTACTTTTTTCCCCCAAATAGCAATCTACAAATCATAGTTAACCTCATAGTTTggaaattcaagaaatttaCCTAAGCTAAGCCTTGTTGTTTCTTCAGAGCTTGACCTCCACATCGACACCAGCAGGAAGATCAAGTTGCATCAAAGAATCAATTGTTTGCGCAGTtgggtaaagaatatcaatgaGGCGCTGGTGTGTACGGATCTCAAAATGGAATCTTGCATCCTTGTGCACATGTGGTGATTTGAGAATGCAATAGATTCGGTTTTTGGTTGGTAATGGAACAAGACCCATGGTTTTTGCATTTGTAGTCCTTGCAGCATCCAATATCTGCTTGCAGGAGTCCTCAATTAGGGGCACCCAGTATGATCTAAGCTTAATTCTGATTTTCTGCTTTGGGGCCATCTGCAAACAAAATGTCATTTTAGATTATTACAATTCTACAAGAAAGGTAGAAAAAATGACAGACAAATAGTTCTAAACAGAAAagatatattttgatttttcagtCAGCCCTGACTTCTTTGTTGTTGGCCTTGTGGttatttttcaacaacttaatgGTTGTTCATATGGCCATTTCATATATCCTTTATGGCCAAGCAGCAGCGAAAGACGTGAATTAAATCTCTAAAGCAACTAAAAAGTTCTCTTTGTCGCAAGCCAAAACATTTGCTGCATAGCAAGGTGCTGCATTATAAACAAGGTGGTACTATTACTGAAGAGAGTGACTACATGATCTATTGGTTGATGCTTACACAGAAGTCCGTTCCAGAATCAGATAGGTGAGAGGAATAGTCGCAACTCGCAGGCAACAGTTGAGTCAGAACTCTAGCATATGAATATATAAGAAAAGGCAAAACCGACATATGAGGATCTACTTCATCAACAAGAACATTTCCAGACAAAAAACTGACTTAACTTAACTAATCTCAACTGTCTGAGGAACATCTTTTACATGGAAAAAGGAAATGATTCACTTAACTCCAAATTACAATCTTGCAGCAACTTACTCCTCAGAATCATAGCTTCATCTTCAACTCCattgaaaaacagattttacaGTGCAAGACTTCAAATCGATTTCTTAAGCAGTGAAAGTTACTCTCAtgaaataaaatccaaattgcACAAAGTATTACACACCCATTTCATTTAGTTTGTCATCCTATTGATCCCAAGCATTACATATTGCCCCACCCATTCAGACTTTTTCTTCTTATTGAAATTTAAAGTTTTCTTGagtaaaaaagttaaataaaatctaacacttaaaattttttcttttttcttttcacaataTGAAAATCAACCAAACATTAGTAAGATTTATACCGAGTCTGCATCTGCACCAATACTGAGTGAAGAAGTACTAGGTGTCTCGGAATCTCCAACCTAAAACACAGATAATTAATGATAAATTCAAAGCCATAAAAATTAA from Castanea sativa cultivar Marrone di Chiusa Pesio chromosome 6, ASM4071231v1 includes:
- the LOC142638864 gene encoding small ribosomal subunit protein uS10c-like, with amino-acid sequence MAVSSISATRIPSIPLPNSSPFPSKPKLSSFSFYTCKASKLKVLKPSLPSTRVYAAPEVLESPETLDPPLETPDESDPTTFEVGDSETPSTSSLSIGADADSMAPKQKIRIKLRSYWVPLIEDSCKQILDAARTTNAKTMGLVPLPTKNRIYCILKSPHVHKDARFHFEIRTHQRLIDILYPTAQTIDSLMQLDLPAGVDVEVKL